One Periophthalmus magnuspinnatus isolate fPerMag1 chromosome 4, fPerMag1.2.pri, whole genome shotgun sequence genomic window, gctgctctgtgaatgGTCTGAAGGCTGCTGGATGAATTTGAACTGCTTAGTGGGAGAtgtcaagatggattcttgtgactttgtgaactcacaaatattgcaaGAATCCAAATTGGTTAACAAGGTTAGGTCACAAggtaaattctttaaaaaaaagttctgaGAGTGAATTGATACTGcaggaagtaaaaatacataatcTGTATTTCACATGGAAAATAAACACAGTTTGCATAAGTCTATATCTAATATGACAGAAAAGTGTTTCTATGCTGCTTATATAACAGAAGAGTTTCAAGATAATGTAATGATACTAAACTTCTAGCCATTTTCAGCCAAGTTGCAATCTATAGCCAAGTCTGTagtttattacatatttttccatCTTTAGGTGAACCCAGAAAAGCTCCAGAGCGTGGAGCAGAAGCTGGAGTCCTTCTTGGCCCAGGAGAAGGAGATGAAGGAGCGCGCTCAGAGGTGCTTTGTGTCGTACTTGCGCTCCGTCTACCTCATGAAAAATAAGCAAGTGTTTGATGTCAGTAAACTCCAGCTCCATGAGTATGCCCTGTCCCTCGGCCTCGCTGTGGCTCCAAGGGTCCGGTTCCTCAACAAAACTCTGGGACAAAGCAAAGAAACCCAAGTCCAGCGATCggatgaggaagaggatgaggaaCTGAGGAGGTTTAAGCAGCAACTCAAAGGAGATGTTGAAGAAAATGCCAAATCTGAGTCCGAAAGTTCCACAGACAATGAAGAAAGCGACGCAGACTTGGCTAATAACAAAATTGCTTTAGGGGAAGTTGACGGTGATGATGATTTGAGAGACTTGGACTTGCTAACATTAAAATGCAaagatgtttttaatttaaaagaaaggcAAGAGGAAGAATACCATAAGGAagtgaaagaaaagaagaaacaaagCAAAGAAACCAAGTATAAAGAGGCCAAAAAGGTACTCAAGAGAAATTTTCAGGTTAATACTAAAGTTACGTTCAGCGAGGAAGGAGAGGCTGTGCAGTTATGGCCTCCAGTACTGAGAGCTGTGGCAGGAAATGATGACGACGACGATGACGCATCTGGAATTAACGTGGAAAAGGCCAAAGAGAGACTGAAAATGGAAGATCAGGAGTTTGACAAAGAAGAGTACAGGAGGAAGGTGAAGGAGAAGCATAGGGAAAGAAGGCTAAAAGCTAAAGCAGCTAGGGGAAAAGCTAGCAAGAAAAGCGAGCtagaagatgaggaagaggatgaggtGGTAGCGTATTTGGCTAATGAGAGCGACAATGAGTTTGATCCTAGTACACTACCAGATCCAGATAAGTTGGATAATTCTGAAAGTGGAGaaggggaggatgaggaggaagaggacatgACTAAAGCAGAAAAAAGGCATCTAaatagtgaaagtgaaagtgaggaagaggagaagtcCGTGTcaacaaagaggcttaaagTGAAGCAACAAGCCGAAGAGGAGGACACAGTTCTGGACACTGGGCTTTCACTGGCTGAGGATGAGGAGTTGGTCTTGCAGTTGTTGTCTGGGAGAAGATAGatgtatttgtaaaataaatgaatttatttttgagtATATTAATATGATATAAAATCAAAAGTTTGTTATATCCTGATTTTGTTTTAGTACttaatcccccccccccccccccccccacacacacacacacacaaagtcatGGTCTGGTTAAATCAAGCCTGTCAATCAAAGAATAACATTCACAGTGAGGTGTGGGAcagataggcctgtcacaataattacattATCACTCAATATGTTAGccgtaataatattttttggggctcaatatttatcgtgtgcacaCTTTCTTTGCATTTCAGgcaatattttgtcatttatttctgcactttgataagattttagctgtagagggttgaataaataagttCTTTCACTCATTATAGATCTATAGATTTTGTGCTATTTATCTATTGCACctgtttgtacatttagaatagttttttggttagtttgaatattatcgtttcttatctatattttattcagcaatatattgtacttcaaaatgtgttatcgtgacaggcctagggaCAGAGCAGATTTGTAAAGAAAAGTATAGCTATTTTTTGCTCTACTAACTTAATTAATTCCAAGATGTGTTGTGATTTGCTTCGTCTATTGTTGTGTTAACCTGTTATAGTTCATgctctgtttaaataaaaagagtGTAATCCCAAACAGACTGGGCAGTAATAGCCTATGTAATAAAACTCATTTATGTACAGCATTTTGTCGtttgtttctttaatttaactttttcttaGCTTCTTAAGGTGCCTGTGACAGATTGTCCTGTTTTTCAAAtcatgacttggtttggtggggtaGAGCGGAGCCTGTGCCAAATATTACTCATGGTTTTACATGAGTAGAGTTGCAATTTCTGGggaaaaaagtataaaagaaaaattttaaaatacagCAAGTAGTGCAGTGGTGAGTTCATAAACTATATAGGTGAAACAGAATAACCTACCTATTTCATCAAAATGGGAAATTTCATCCAAAACACAGGGAATATTTTATGTGCATGGAAGGCATtttctgacatttaaaacatcagtttaacaaaataatataggttttattaatttaatcattactattgtgtaattttgacAGGATTTGGCTTTTGtttggaattacctctacgtatgtcatcTGCCTATGTCCAAttcaaaaactttaaaacaatTAGGCAAGAATGTtagtaaaagtttaaatataatTGTGAACTATGTTAATTTTGTGAAATGAGTAGCCTAACTGTCATTTGCACTTTATAGTTATGAAATTAGTTACATTATCATTCTATATCGAAATATTATTATCTTCAATATCTAGTTGAGTTTGTTGCAACAAACTTTATGAAATGTTCCTCTCTCCAGCAGATGGCAGCGATCGCTCGACAATGAATCCCTGGAGCTGGGAGAACTTTAGCTTGGAACAGGTATTTTTAAAAGGTcttttatttagtgttttagtgTTGTCTTAATATAATGTTACTACTGAGTACGAGACTTTTCATAGAACCTCTGTAAACAGCATGAGTACAGTAGGCTAAACGTGAAAAATGAGCTAGCCGCGAGTATTTGCTAGCTAAATATCACAACTACTCCCAGACTGGGACTAATTATCAGGCTaatgcactgatacacacttttcttaaaaaaataattcagcATTTCAGCGAGTGacaaagaaataataattataGAAATAAAGCAACATGAAGATCCCATAGTTGGGGCACGCGCATTATATTGGATAAGTTTATTTGAAAAGGGACAGCGCAGTTCAATCAAACACATGGCACATGGCATGCAGACAAACCTGCCGTCAGAGAGCAGACAAACCTGCCGTCAGAGAGCAGACAAACCTGCAGTCAGAGCAAACAAGCCAAGCTTGTAATGAGGAAGAAGGTTTTAAATGCGTTTAAGGTCTGATTATTTCAGAAACCTTTCCCTCATCTACTTTTAACTAGTAGAGTCACATTTGACTGGTCTTGAGTCAGACAGTATATTATATGGTATTCCTTATCAGCTATTATTAATTAATCAAATGATTTTGCCTTTTTGGAATTCTATAGAGTTTTAATTATAAGATTTTATTAAAGAAagtttttaatgaaaatgtgCATCTGTCTTGTTCCACTACCAGTATGATTTCTGGTAGAGGTCCAACACCAACTTCCACTTGAGTTTGCACTACACATACAATTACCTAATATTACTTTCATTGtctttagatttagattttagttttaaatctcAAAGTATTTTATATGTTCAGAAACAACAATGGCCACAAATAAACCAGTGGGTTCAAAACTGGGCTCTGCAGAAACAGACTCTGCTGTGAAGATTGTCCCGACTCTATGTGCTGCTCCTGTCCCAGTCAAAGTGGTTCCTGTGCCTAGCCTTGCCCTGAAGCCCCCCTCCTCTGTACCCATACAGCCCAGTCCCACCACCGCTCCTGTCATGGTGGTGGCAAAGATGGATACCCCCGGAGCAGTGAGTAACACTGTCACACAAGAGGTAGAAAGGCCACACTCTAAACCAACCACTTCTAACCAATCAAAGTGAAATGAGAACTTTAAAAGCATCATAAGGCTTTCGTTTAAGCCAGTATAAAGATATATGTACATAAATATTGATAACATCTCAATCCTGATATAGATTTTACCACCCATTTTAGTAAagttgtttttatgttgaatTTCCCATAGTTTTTTGatggtactactactatatatttactcaaaatgtgagtttttaaatatttttttctataatggAACTTAGAGACTACCTACCATTTGATGACAAGCTTTATTAGATAAAATATTTCCCTTTTCTGAGACTACATCAGATAATCTGGTTGCTACTTTGACATCTATAATCATGATTCATTTGTAATTAGTCTTAATTCTGACGTTCTTAACAGCAAGTGACTAAGAGTCTAACCTCAGGAGTCCAGATCAGTCCTTCCCCTGCTCCAGGACGGACACTGGTGATAACTGTCCCCAGAACTGCTACTGCCTCTGTGACTATGGCTCCTCGAATGGCCCAAACCACCACCACACAGCTCCCGGCCAACTTCCAAATCCCTCCAGGTCAGGCAAATGATGACCTCCTGTGATATGTGATAGTGGCCAGGATTATTTCTCTTACTTCAAATATTTTGGATAAATAATGTTTGCTGTAAACAGgcaaaacatcaacaaacatgcatgaaccaaTACAACTgaaattgtaaacaactccattAACTGCTGGGTAAATACTGGCAAATAATTTTTTCACAGTGTAGTTTCAGCATTCTTTTGGATGAACACgaagttatttttttgttatttccatTGGTTTTATATTATCTTAACAGGGACTTCCATAGTTGGCCAATCTGTTTTAGACTTGATAAATGGAacatttcttcttcttgttttatCTTTATCTATGAATAGCGAAtcccataaataaaacaataacccTTATAAGTACACATGACAGGTTAGAGTACTTTTTCACTAAAGCATAGCTAATAcaattatatttataattttagaAAAATATTGCCTATTTATGTCTAGTTTTTACATTCTGatgaagtttattttatttcctggttggacagggGAAGCAGATTTGACAATTTGGCAATTCCATTTCTGTCACCtaacaaccataatgttaacaaggttCACCACTTGCCAGAAATTCCACAATAGTtataattagactaatacaaatggatgacaacacctttaattTTGCTAAATCAATctttaatctgtcagaaaatTATGTCTTGCTCATagtttgtctttattttgactgaaattttcagtgttgatgacataggtagaggtattctACTTCTTCTGCTACTTCTTGtattattgtacttttcttAACATTTTTTCCAACAACTGCCACTTAAAtcatgtaaaattatgataaatagtTTTCACAGGCACTATCCtgccaaaccaagtaataattagaaaaacatgaaagcctGTCATATGCTCTTTAAACATGATGTTGAATTTTGTGGTTTGATGTTTAATTGTGTATGCAGGTATGATGCTGATACGAAGTGAAAGTGGGCAGTTGATATTGGTGTCGCAGCAGGCTCTGGCTCAGGCACAGCAGGCTACACGTCCCAGCACTGGAGCCTCCACACCCAGGCTCCTCACTCCTTCGGTAGGTCATCAGCAAGGCTCCAGCACCTCTTCTATATATAGCAAGGGCCTTCACTGGGCTCTCAAACTACCAAACTTACCACAAGATGCACTGGGAGCCCCAGCTTTAATTTAGTGTATCAATCAAGGAGGGCTGCAGAATATATCACAAAAGTATTGATAATTTCAATAATTGATATCACACAACATGCATGACATGAGCTGAAAGGTATTAGTATTTTATCTGAATATCTCTGGTCTACTAATGTCATGCCCATTAGTCAACAAAAAGGGGCGGCTAacaaaaggcagattaaactgtaCAGGCACTCCAAAGCTgcagctaactcactccatgcattctcctttctgctgttgtgcatATAAATCCATACATTgccaataaaataattagttggCCATAAATTTTTTGGGAATTAAATTCACAATCGACACCAGGGGCTTTTTTTTAGAgtacaaaacaacattttctttgcatGCAGCCAACTCCTCCAATGGGCAAGATGAATGACAAGGTGAATGACAAGGTGACTGTGATTCAAATGACTGCTCCACCCAACTTCCAGACACCTCCTGTGCAGAAGACCGTAAAGGTACAACCACACTATTATcaatttacataaataaacGTGTCTTAGTCCAAACGGCCAGATAAATCAAACATTTAATTGTACCAGATTGTCAGTGTACCTCCCAAACCCGCTAAGATCCAGTCCCTGAACCAGCCTCGAATCCTGACTTCAATCCCAGAACCAAAGAAGGAGGCTACACCTACTTTTAGTCAGGTGATAAATTTATAgcttgtatgttttatttatcgtttttagtattgttttatttttttcaggaaACACTGGAAAGCGTAAAGAAGTGTAAGAACTTTCTAGTGACTCTCATCAAACTGGCTTCTAGTGACTCCAGATCAGCAAACATGGCAGAAAACATCAGAGGACTGGTCAAAAGTCTGCTGGTATTTTTCcctaaatataatacaaatgtaATTATCTCAAATATTTTACTTACGCTATCACACTACAAAAAATGTCTCTTTTTCTAGAAAGGAAAGTTGGAAGCAGATCAGTTCACGGAACAGCTGTATCATGAGTTGAAGTCCACGCCACAGCCCTGCCTTGTGCCTTTTCTGAAGGTAACCAGAGTTTCAATGTACAATTTGTATACTATTATCTAGTGCCATgccttgtttaaaatgttctccAAGCTCTTAATCCAAATATCAGTTAGTCTGTAATATTGAGAAAATGAATGGCAGAGATGCAAAATGTTATCAGCCATTTACTGTTAATTTCTATCCAACAGGGTGAGTTGACCCGCTTGATAATTATTctttatattatcattattatttcactCATTTACTAACATATACACTGTATTGtaacatattattttttttcttcttgccAGAAAAGTCTCCCTGCTGTAAGAATCCTGACTCCTGACCCAGAGCTTTTTATTCAACAAGCCGCAACAAAAACCTCCAGTTCCCCCAAACCTACCATTGACCCAGCAAAGCAGGTGCACATTACAGAAGTGAGATTAAATGAGGAATAGTGATTAAAGAGAAcagaataatacattttcatcaCCCGTCTGTTTGGACACTTAGTTGATGCCTCCTCCCAGGCCTGGTCCTTTGACGTCTGGATGGTTTTCTCAATCCAGAAACAAAATTCCACCCAAACCGGCAGGGCTACAGTCTGCAAGGAACTTCACAGGTGGCACATTTGTAGCTGGAAATTTCTTATTTAGACTgggtaaaatgcaaaaaaaaaatcatattgctCAATTTCAACTTTTGCTAAGATTTATTTCATGCATTTTTAGCTTATTTATAACAGAGCACTGTGACTTTTACAAAGATGGTTCATGATCATAGACAAGATGgaccttttttttaatccaaaccAAACACAATCAGTACTATTTATTAACTGGTTTAAAATGAGTAGCTACTTTGAGCTTTAAGAATTCATGGTATAAaaagcatgggtcaaatgcagaggagaaatttccctatggggacaataaactTTAGCTTAAATTTAACCTTAGTAAGTAAGAAACCACATTCATAGATGATGTGCTGGTTTAAAGAGAGATGTGTGTTTTAAAACGTCCTAACGGGCAAAATTTAAGTGTTGCATAAAGTCGAACAAAAGAGctttaattattaaaaatggAAAAGGGGTTTAATACATTTCCCGGATGCTTTACCCCTCAGGTACCCTTTCAATGAGACAGTCATATGAGCAGCCTTGTCAAATGTCCAAGGGCACCTCAGGATCCTATAAGTAAGCAATATTATCTAAGTTTGAATGGCGtggtaattaataataatttatttttccagagAAGATGATGACATAAACGACGTGGCCTCTATGGCTGGAGTGAATCTCAGAGAGGAAAATGCTCAGATCCTCACTACTCAAGTCGGAGCTGTGGTGCAGTCCTGCCAAGACCAGCCCTTTCTCGCCCCAAATGCTCTGCTTGGCAGAGTCTTACAAATGGGTAACAGTCCAGAGCCTATCTACTCCCATTACTTACCATTACCATATTGCATTGCAATCAATGAATGATTTTTATTAGTGGTAAATggaagtcctggttttgtcttatCCTAGTTTATAATGAATAAAGTTTAAATTTTGTTATTGTAATTATCTTATTATATTAATCTGGGTAAGTAATAAtggatttttcttgtttttcatcCTGGTTCAACTTAGACCTGAATTAGCTCCCTTGTTAGCCTAAACTCACACTAGGCATcagtttccaaaaaaaaaaaaaagggtgacCCTAGTTTGAGGAGCCAAAACGACACACAACATGACAGAACTTATTCACATAGGATAGGCTTGGCTTATGCATTACTTTTTATTCTCATTAATCATTCTAATTATGTGTCTTATCCCAGGTCAGCCTTTGGAAGTCACAGAGGTAAGTTCAGAGGTAGTAGCGCTGGTGTCTCACGCTGCTCAAGAGTTTCTACGCACTTTGCTGGAGAAACTCTCTGTGATGGCCCAACACCGCAAGAACCTCATCAAGGTACTGTTACTACCAGACATATTtcaaaaaagatgttttttttagactaaggacagatttattttctttttttctgtttgaatgtCTTAACAGGACAACTCGTTACATTCCGAAGTAAATGACGTTCGCTCACAGCTGAAATTTCTGGAGGACATGGAGACTTtgagaaagaaaaggaaagatgatgaggagagagagaggctgctgCGGTTGGCCCGAGTGAGCATTTCAGAGCTTATGTATATAAATACATTAAGGATATAACAATATACCTCTCACATGATACAGTTttatcacaaatatcacaaagaAATACCTTTTCCTTCTGATTGTTCCTTGAATTTCTAGTGTCGACATTGTTTTCCAATTAAAAAGTAAACggatgtttcttttatgaactCAAACTaattaaatgcataaataatttGTGccgataaaaaacaaaaaaaatgttttaacagtGCTCAACATGTGTTTCTCTACAGAGCCGTGCACATATGGCAGACCCAGAGATGCTGCTGCTAAAGCAAAGAGCCAAAGAAGTAACAGCTTTTTTAACGCATTTTTCTAGAGAAACAGTAGATGTACTTGATTAGTCTAGTGCAAATTGAAATTGTCACATATGTGTTTTTGGCTTGCAGTTCAGAATCTATTTTTACCAATGTTAATTGCTTGTAAAcctgtgtgtgtaagtgtgtttgTGGAGCCTGAGGTGAGACAGAGGTGTGAAACAGATGAAAGCACAGACTTTGTTCTATTTATAGAAGCATGGTTCACAGGCGCCTTCTCAAATGTACACTGTACTCCACTcattcaaagcaaaaaaaaaaaacaacctcatcCTCagcgggtggtctcatcctttTTTATTCTAAGCACGGGTTCTCTGCCAGCTCGGGTCCTCTGCCAGCTTGAAGGTTCTGctcagtatctttgctgttcctagtacagAGCTTTTCTTGATTGAGGTGTCTGAtggtttttcctgggatctgctgtagccacttcTTACAGTGGAATTAAGTTAATATTGaatgtaaattaaatgtttttttggtgtTCTCAGTTGCAGCATTTGGAGCAGGCAGCGCTGCAGCACAGGGAAGCCAACCTCGCGGCTCTGGCTGCTATTGGGCCCCGGAAGAAAAGGCCATTGGAGCTGGATGGACAGGTCTGTATTGAGGTCCATGAAAACAGACAGTCCA contains:
- the taf4b gene encoding transcription initiation factor TFIID subunit 4 isoform X1, giving the protein MATNKPVGSKLGSAETDSAVKIVPTLCAAPVPVKVVPVPSLALKPPSSVPIQPSPTTAPVMVVAKMDTPGAQVTKSLTSGVQISPSPAPGRTLVITVPRTATASVTMAPRMAQTTTTQLPANFQIPPGMMLIRSESGQLILVSQQALAQAQQATRPSTGASTPRLLTPSPTPPMGKMNDKVNDKVTVIQMTAPPNFQTPPVQKTVKIVSVPPKPAKIQSLNQPRILTSIPEPKKEATPTFSQETLESVKKCKNFLVTLIKLASSDSRSANMAENIRGLVKSLLKGKLEADQFTEQLYHELKSTPQPCLVPFLKKSLPAVRILTPDPELFIQQAATKTSSSPKPTIDPAKQLMPPPRPGPLTSGWFSQSRNKIPPKPAGLQSARNFTGTLSMRQSYEQPCQMSKGTSGSYKEDDDINDVASMAGVNLREENAQILTTQVGAVVQSCQDQPFLAPNALLGRVLQMGQPLEVTEVSSEVVALVSHAAQEFLRTLLEKLSVMAQHRKNLIKDNSLHSEVNDVRSQLKFLEDMETLRKKRKDDEERERLLRLARSRAHMADPEMLLLKQRAKELQHLEQAALQHREANLAALAAIGPRKKRPLELDGQVCVLPRSGNPRVTRIILRDLLQCMEQDRFLRHSLTLYRAIQ
- the taf4b gene encoding transcription initiation factor TFIID subunit 4B isoform X2 is translated as MVVAKMDTPGAQVTKSLTSGVQISPSPAPGRTLVITVPRTATASVTMAPRMAQTTTTQLPANFQIPPGMMLIRSESGQLILVSQQALAQAQQATRPSTGASTPRLLTPSPTPPMGKMNDKVNDKVTVIQMTAPPNFQTPPVQKTVKIVSVPPKPAKIQSLNQPRILTSIPEPKKEATPTFSQETLESVKKCKNFLVTLIKLASSDSRSANMAENIRGLVKSLLKGKLEADQFTEQLYHELKSTPQPCLVPFLKKSLPAVRILTPDPELFIQQAATKTSSSPKPTIDPAKQLMPPPRPGPLTSGWFSQSRNKIPPKPAGLQSARNFTGTLSMRQSYEQPCQMSKGTSGSYKEDDDINDVASMAGVNLREENAQILTTQVGAVVQSCQDQPFLAPNALLGRVLQMGQPLEVTEVSSEVVALVSHAAQEFLRTLLEKLSVMAQHRKNLIKDNSLHSEVNDVRSQLKFLEDMETLRKKRKDDEERERLLRLARSRAHMADPEMLLLKQRAKELQHLEQAALQHREANLAALAAIGPRKKRPLELDGQVCVLPRSGNPRVTRIILRDLLQCMEQDRFLRHSLTLYRAIQ